Below is a genomic region from Demequina sp. NBRC 110054.
CACTCGGTGTCGAGACCTTCGGCGGGGGTTGCGGCTGAGGTCAGGCCCGCGGCTCAGGCCCGCGGCTCAGGCCTGCTGTTCAGGCCTGCGGCGGCTCCTGCTCCTGCGGAGCCTCGGGCGCGGGCTCGAACGTGGCGGCGTCAGGGCCGGCGGCGACAGGGGCGGCTACCGGAGCAGGCGCAACCGGCACATCCTCCATGTCGGGGTCCGAGCCCGTGCCGCGCGACCGCAGCGCGACGATCGCGCCCGCCGCGAGGATCGCGGCCAGCACCGCGCCGCCCGCGGCCCACATCCACCAGGCGATCCCGGAGGAGGTGCCGTCCGAGGCGACGATCGTCCAGTCGGTCAGGCCGAAGGTCTCCTCGAAGTCGTCGATGACGACGGTGTTCGGGTCCTCGGGGTCGATGTAGCCGATCGTGGTCGACTCGACGGGGCCGGGGAACGTGTGGCGCACCTCGAAGTCGAGGAAGGCCGCGAAGTCGCTGATGTCCATGCCGTACGCCTCGAGCTCTGCGGCGGCGTCCTCCTGCTCGGCGAGCGCCTCCTCGGAGCTGAGCGAGGAGACCGTGATCGAGCCGTCGCCGTAGGTGATGGTGGACGCCGGCGTGTAGGCGGCGCTGTCCGAGGTCTCGAAGGCGGCGAGCTGCTCCTCCGTCGCGCCCTCGACGGTCATGATGATCCCCGCGAGGCCGTCCTCGGCGTAGGGCTCGATCGTGAAGATGTCGGTGAGGCCCTCGACGTCGGTGAACTCGGACGTCGTGTCGTCCACCATGTCCTCCGCGGTCATGCCGGAGTCCTCGAGGAGGCTCTCCTCCATCGCGACGATCATCGTCATGTCCATCGTGCCGTCGGCGTGATACGTCGTGGAGGTGCTCATCGTGTAGCAGCCGGACAACGCGAGCGCGGCGGTGATGGTCAGAACGAGCGCGCCCAGGCGGCGGCGAACATGGCGAGTCATGGAGATCCCCTCAACTGCGTGGGCCCACCCCGAGCCCGCGTGCCGAAACGCTAGCAGGGCCGCGTCCCCCAGTGCCAGGGTTTTCGTGCCCGTGCTCGTGCCAGGACCTTCGGGTGAAGGCGCCTAGCGCTTGCGGACGAAGCCGAGGTAGCCGGCCACCGCGACCACGAGGACCAGCGCGCCGCCGGTCGGGAGCAGCCAGGCGGGAAGCGTTCCCTCGGACTCGACCGTCGTGAGCGCGTTGACCTGGAGCTCGTCGACCGACGCGAGGATCTCCGCGTCCCACGTCACGACGGTGCCGTCGACGTACGCGTTGGCCTCCTGGATCGTGCCGGGCGAGGTGAGCGTGACGGTCGAGGAGCCGGCGACGTCCTCGACCGCGATCGCGACGTAGAGCTCGTCGTCCGCGGCGAGGGCGAAGCCCGTCTGATAGGCGTCGTCGCCGGTGAGCTCGTACGTGATGTCCACGAGCACGAGGTCGTCGGTCACGGTGGCCACGGCCGTGCCGGTGGAGTCCTCGGAGTCCGCGAGCTGCTCGTCCATGTACTCCTGCGTCGTGCCGTCCCATGCGACGTACTCCGCGAGGTAGGCGTCGAAGGCCTCGCGCGGGTAGGCGGTCTCGCTCACCCAGGTCGCGGTGCCATCGGCGTGCAGGTCGATGTCGGTGCGGCCGTCGACGCATTCAGAGTCGGACGCGTCGATCGACGACGCGTCGCACGTGTCGGGGAAGCCGTATCCGGACGTCGCCGCGCTCGGCGAGCCAGACGCCGCATCCGCAGGGGTGTCGGCCGCGGCCGCTGGCGCGAGCGTGAGCGACGCGACGGCGAGCAGGAGCGAGGCGGTGGCGGAGCGCATGGGGACAGCCTAGGAGCCGCGCGCGGGCGCTCCCGACGAGGAACCCCCATGCGCCGGAGATGGCGACACGCCGTGTCATTGGTCCCATCGGAAGCGGCCAGGCGTCTGTGTACCGTCTGCATGTCCATAAGGGGGGCCATGAACAACCGCACTACGATCTCTGC
It encodes:
- a CDS encoding LppM family (lipo)protein, which encodes MTRHVRRRLGALVLTITAALALSGCYTMSTSTTYHADGTMDMTMIVAMEESLLEDSGMTAEDMVDDTTSEFTDVEGLTDIFTIEPYAEDGLAGIIMTVEGATEEQLAAFETSDSAAYTPASTITYGDGSITVSSLSSEEALAEQEDAAAELEAYGMDISDFAAFLDFEVRHTFPGPVESTTIGYIDPEDPNTVVIDDFEETFGLTDWTIVASDGTSSGIAWWMWAAGGAVLAAILAAGAIVALRSRGTGSDPDMEDVPVAPAPVAAPVAAGPDAATFEPAPEAPQEQEPPQA